The nucleotide sequence CTCGATAACCTGTTCAAGTTGTACTTGAGATGGCATTAATTGATTATTGTTTTTTACAAATAGGCGCAGAGTATTAACCAATTGAGGCTTTGATAAGTGTTCTAATTTACTAATATCAATGATATTGCTAGCAACTAATGCGGATGATAAATCTTGCTCTGCATATTGCTCTAATAATTGCTGAGCTTGCAGGCAATGCGAGGCACTACGATTGACGCTGTGTTCAATACTAGGCCAACGTTCGCGCAGTTGTGGAATGATTGATTGACGTAAAAAATTACGGTCGAAACTGGTATCTAAATTTGACTCGTCTTCAACCCAAGCTAAATTATTGTCGGCGGCGAACTGTTCAATCTCAGCGCGAGCAATATTTAACAAGGGTCTTGCTAATAATCTTTGTTCGGTAAAATCTCTAACCGATGACATCGCAGCAAGTCCATTGACACCAGAGCCACGTTTTAATGCTAATAAAAAGGTTTCAGTTTGATCATCTTGGTGATGTCCTGTCAAAATCACAGAATCAGCTTCAGTCAGCTCGCTAAACGCTTGATAACGTGCATCACGAGCAACCGCCTCTAAAGATTGACGATTGGATTTTTTAACAGTGACTGCTTTTGATTTAAATTCAATATCAAAGTCTTCACATTGCTGTTGGCAAAACGACAACCATTGATCGGCATTCGCGCTCAAACCGTGATGGACATGAACCGCAGTAACCCCCGCGGTTAGTTCAGCATTGCTCTTTAAGCTTGCCACTAAAGACAATAACACCATAGAATCTACGCCACCGCTAAGTGCAACCACTAACGGTTTGTTAGCAATTTCTGGTCGATTAATGAATCTAAGTATCTGTTGATAAACAGAATTTGATAATTCGTTCATAGGCTAAATTTAGCATATCACCGGCTTGAGTGTAAGTTTTTTGAAATCAAAACACTGAGTTAAAAAACAAAAAAGGAAGCCTAAGCTTCCTTTTATAAAATCTCCAATTACTGATTAACAGTAACCGTAATTCATTAATTTCTGGTAACGCGCTTCAATTAACGCTTCTTTATCTTTACCTTCAACGGCAGAAATATCTGCTTTAATCGCTTGTTTAAGGTTGTTCGCCATAATATCGAAATCACGATGTGCCCCACCTAGAGGTTCACCAATGATATTATCAATTAGTTCAAGCTCTAAAATACGTGGCGCTGTTACACCCATTGCTTCTGCAGCTAATGACGCTTTCTCAGCTGTCTTCCAAAGGATTGATGCACAACCTTCTGGAGAAATTACTGAGTAAGTAGAATATTCCAACATGTTAACTTTGTCGCCAACTCCGATTGCTAATGCGCCACCAGAACCACCTTCACCGATAACAGTACATACAATTGGTACCGTTAAACGAGCCATAACTTTTAAGTTACGAGCGATAGCTTCTGACTGACCACGTTCTTCAGCACCGATACCAGGATAAGCACCCGGAGTATCAATAAAAGTAACGATTGGCATGTTAAAACGTTCAGCCATTTCCATTAAACGTAATGCTTTACGGTAACCTTCTGGACGAGGCATAGCGAAGTTACGACGAACTTTCTCTGCTGTACCACGACCTTTCTGATGGCCAATTACCATTACTGGTCTACCATCTAAACGAGCAGTACCACCGATAATAGCTTCATCGTTGGCGTAGGCGCGATCACCCGCTAACTCGTTAAAATCAGTAAAAATACGATCGATATAATCTTGCGTATAAGGGCGACCTGGGTGACGAGCAATACGAGTTACTTGCCATGGTTCTAAATCAGAAAATACTTTCTTAGTAAGTTCTTCGCTCTTACTACGGAGCTGTGCAATTTCAGCTTCCAGATCAAGATCTAAATCTTGTCCCTGGTTAACCAATTGAAGTTCTTCAATTTTTGCTTCTAATTCTGCAATTGGTTGCTCAAAATCTAAAAAATTGAGTGACATAAATAATTTACCTAAATCTATGTTTACAGCGACTTTTTATAAGTCGATGTATTAATACGGACGATAAAAACGCAATACTATAACAAATAACTGTAAAAATCATTACTTTCGCTGAGATAGTTACAGTTAAATACACTGGTAATACCTGATAGAAACGTCTGTTGCTTAAAATTCCATACGGATGTTGTCTTGACCAAGAAGTAACTTTAATTCATGCAGTAACATGTCACTTGGCGTTACCCGCCAAAGGATCCCCATTTCTAACATCGCTTGTGCTTCTTCACGTTGATAGAAAATACGTAACGGGCATGTCCCTTCGTTATAAGGCTTGATGATTTCACCAAACTTTTCGATAAACTGCTCATCGACTTGTTGCTTATGCACGGTTAAATCTATCGATTTAATCATTGCTTCACGAGCATCACTAATGGTCGTTATTTCTCTAGCGGTCATTGTAAGCCCACCGGAGTAATCATCAAAGCTGACCTGTCCTTTACAAACTAAAATTGAGTCTTTTTGTAGGACTTCTTCGTATCTATCATAGTCATCAGGAAATAATCGTACATCGATACGAGCGCTTTTATCATCTAGTGTTACTAAAGCCCAGCGACGACCTCTTTTATTG is from Thalassotalea crassostreae and encodes:
- the tilS gene encoding tRNA lysidine(34) synthetase TilS, which codes for MNELSNSVYQQILRFINRPEIANKPLVVALSGGVDSMVLLSLVASLKSNAELTAGVTAVHVHHGLSANADQWLSFCQQQCEDFDIEFKSKAVTVKKSNRQSLEAVARDARYQAFSELTEADSVILTGHHQDDQTETFLLALKRGSGVNGLAAMSSVRDFTEQRLLARPLLNIARAEIEQFAADNNLAWVEDESNLDTSFDRNFLRQSIIPQLRERWPSIEHSVNRSASHCLQAQQLLEQYAEQDLSSALVASNIIDISKLEHLSKPQLVNTLRLFVKNNNQLMPSQVQLEQVIEQCFTVSSAMVNDSKISNNAHINIGDYSFRRHKQQLHLTENFADISEFTSHLDVQTNSIDLNQVKKIHLPDNLGVLQFLLSNNSKQVVNNQSFKIFTDDLQKIEIKFTHDNPKCLPEFRQQRRPLKKVLQELAVPSWQRQRLPLVFINGELAAVLPLFVCKPYLANTKSHEQCLLIEWQTNSERN
- the accA gene encoding acetyl-CoA carboxylase carboxyl transferase subunit alpha; the protein is MSLNFLDFEQPIAELEAKIEELQLVNQGQDLDLDLEAEIAQLRSKSEELTKKVFSDLEPWQVTRIARHPGRPYTQDYIDRIFTDFNELAGDRAYANDEAIIGGTARLDGRPVMVIGHQKGRGTAEKVRRNFAMPRPEGYRKALRLMEMAERFNMPIVTFIDTPGAYPGIGAEERGQSEAIARNLKVMARLTVPIVCTVIGEGGSGGALAIGVGDKVNMLEYSTYSVISPEGCASILWKTAEKASLAAEAMGVTAPRILELELIDNIIGEPLGGAHRDFDIMANNLKQAIKADISAVEGKDKEALIEARYQKLMNYGYC